ACCGAGGTCATCGCGCAGTGTTTCGGCCAGCATCGACCGTGGATCGACGGTCAGCCGGTGCTGGATCCCGTTGACTGTGATCGTCAGTGCAGGGCGGTCATCCATGCCTGCCGAGGCTAGGCAGGTGGAGTCCGCTCCAGGCAACTCATTTTCCGGACAGTTCCCCCAGCAACCGCCAGGTGCGGCGCTGGTCCTCGGCGCTGCCCAGGTCGGTCTGGGTGAACACCACCTCGGTGGCCCCGGCGTCGAAGTAGCGCCGGATCTCGGCGGCGACGGTCTCCTCGTCGCCGATGACCGCCAGCTCACCGGCCCGCGACGCGCCCTCCAGGCCGATGACCCGCTGGTAGGACGGGATCCGCTCGTAGAACGCGAGCTGTTCGACGGCGTTGGCGCGCACCCGCTCGACGTCGGAGGTGACCACGCCCGCCACGAAGGCGATGACGCGTGGCTGCCCGCTCGCGGCGGCGGTGATGGCCGGAACGATCTCGTCGGCCAGCACCTTCGGCCCGGCGAGGTAAGGCAGGGTGCCGTCGGCGAGTTCCCCGGTGGCCCGCAACGCCTGCGGCCCCATCGCGGCGACCAGCAGCGGCACCGGGTCCGCGCCGGGAACCGTGGTCGGCAGCGGCGGCACGGCGGTGAGGACCTCGCCGCGGAAGTCGGCGGTGCCGGTGGTGAACAGCTCGCGCAGCACGGTCAGGAACTCGCGCAGCCGGG
The window above is part of the Amycolatopsis thermoflava N1165 genome. Proteins encoded here:
- a CDS encoding LLM class F420-dependent oxidoreductase encodes the protein MSIGVALATATATNYVDAIVAQAKQVAADGLKSVWFGQRFDYDAAALATVVGREVPELSVGTSAIPIFGRHPLLISSQAQTVQAATHGRFQLGLALGAKGLLESTFGLTYERPVARLREFLTVLRELFTTGTADFRGEVLTAVPPLPTTVPGADPVPLLVAAMGPQALRATGELADGTLPYLAGPKVLADEIVPAITAAASGQPRVIAFVAGVVTSDVERVRANAVEQLAFYERIPSYQRVIGLEGASRAGELAVIGDEETVAAEIRRYFDAGATEVVFTQTDLGSAEDQRRTWRLLGELSGK